Proteins encoded in a region of the Pseudomonas shahriarae genome:
- a CDS encoding VRR-NUC domain-containing protein — protein sequence MSNPLEDPFYYLHNFQQVLDWLEQRYADVLDDEEQRFVTQFAQLPQPAQALLVRMVMRKGLHFRASKLNYLEIGPVDVAVQPLLAHGWVNEQGLLALDEVWGQLQKGEVLQAFKPWIEQPRGKKSDWLPGLSSQFTEPRTFAQWCPQLDDRLYSLTVMDLCDRLRLMFFGNLYQDWSEFVLADLGIYTYEKVEFCAESRGLRHRDDVSGLLFLHQCQQAFEAGEPLAEVLAQIATLTTDNPWLEKRRAKLLFQVGQHCERLAELALAEAIYRDCAYPGARARLIRVLERQEAFAQAMDLALEAQAAPHSAAEQQHLLRVLPRLRRKLGEPALPKAKPPVIQRLDLELPFPQPLAAVEFCVQAHLGDDAGPVHYVENTLINSLFGLLCWPAIFAPLPGSFFHPFQRGPVDLHSEDFQQRRAELFAACLDQLHDQRYKTTIRQRYAEKWGIQSPFVFWNVLSEELLEQALDCLPAEHLRHWFDRLLLDIRANRAGMPDLIQFWPAQKTYRMIEVKGPGDRLQDNQLRWLEFCGEHQMPVTVCYVRWAEQGA from the coding sequence ATGTCCAATCCCCTCGAAGACCCGTTTTACTACCTGCATAATTTCCAGCAAGTGCTCGACTGGCTGGAGCAGCGCTATGCGGATGTGCTGGACGATGAAGAGCAGCGCTTCGTTACGCAGTTCGCCCAGCTGCCGCAACCGGCCCAGGCGTTGCTGGTGCGCATGGTGATGCGCAAGGGCCTGCATTTTCGGGCGAGCAAGCTCAATTACCTCGAGATCGGCCCGGTCGACGTGGCCGTGCAGCCACTGTTGGCTCACGGTTGGGTGAATGAGCAGGGCCTGCTGGCGCTTGATGAGGTGTGGGGGCAACTGCAAAAAGGCGAGGTGCTGCAAGCGTTCAAGCCGTGGATCGAGCAGCCCAGGGGCAAGAAGTCCGATTGGCTGCCCGGTTTATCCAGCCAATTTACCGAGCCGCGGACGTTTGCGCAGTGGTGTCCGCAGTTGGACGACCGGCTGTACAGCCTTACGGTGATGGACCTGTGTGACCGCCTGCGGCTGATGTTTTTCGGCAACCTGTACCAGGACTGGTCGGAGTTTGTACTGGCGGACCTGGGGATCTACACCTACGAAAAGGTTGAGTTCTGTGCCGAATCCCGTGGCCTGCGCCATCGCGACGATGTGTCTGGCCTGCTGTTCCTGCACCAATGCCAGCAGGCCTTCGAGGCCGGTGAACCGTTGGCGGAGGTGCTGGCGCAGATCGCCACGCTGACCACTGATAACCCCTGGCTGGAAAAGCGCCGGGCCAAGCTGCTGTTCCAGGTCGGCCAGCATTGCGAACGGCTCGCCGAACTGGCCCTGGCCGAGGCGATCTACCGCGATTGTGCCTACCCCGGCGCGCGTGCACGGCTGATCCGGGTGCTGGAGCGTCAAGAGGCGTTCGCCCAGGCCATGGACCTGGCCCTGGAGGCCCAGGCAGCGCCCCACAGTGCGGCCGAGCAGCAGCACCTGTTGCGGGTGCTGCCACGGTTGCGGCGCAAGCTGGGCGAACCGGCGCTGCCCAAGGCCAAACCCCCGGTGATCCAGCGCCTGGACCTGGAACTGCCATTCCCGCAACCGCTGGCCGCCGTGGAGTTCTGCGTGCAGGCGCACTTGGGAGATGACGCGGGGCCGGTGCACTACGTCGAAAACACCCTGATCAACTCGCTGTTCGGCCTGTTGTGCTGGCCAGCGATCTTCGCGCCGTTGCCCGGCTCGTTTTTTCACCCGTTCCAGCGCGGGCCGGTGGACTTGCACAGTGAGGACTTCCAGCAGCGCCGCGCCGAACTGTTTGCCGCCTGCCTGGATCAACTGCACGACCAGCGCTACAAGACCACGATCCGCCAGCGCTACGCCGAAAAATGGGGGATCCAGTCACCCTTTGTGTTCTGGAATGTATTGAGCGAAGAGTTGCTCGAGCAGGCCCTCGATTGCCTGCCCGCCGAGCACCTGCGGCACTGGTTCGACCGCCTGTTGCTGGATATCCGCGCCAACCGCGCCGGGATGCCGGACCTGATCCAGTTCTGGCCGGCGCAAAAAACCTATCGCATGATCGAAGTCAAAGGCCCGGGCGACCGCCTGCAGGACAACCAATTGCGCTGGCTGGAGTTCTGTGGCGAGCACCAGATGCCGGTCACCGTCTGTTATGTCCGCTGGGCGGAGCAGGGCGCTTGA
- a CDS encoding polyurethane esterase — protein MGVYDYKNLTTEDSKALFADAMAITLYSYHNLDNGFAVGYQQHGLGLGLPVTLVQALLGSTDSQGVIPGIPWNPDSEKAALDAVQKAGWTPISASTLDYGGKVDARGTFFGEKTGYTSAQVEVLGKYDDAGKLLEIGIAFRGTSGPRENLIVDSIGDVISDLLAAFGPADYAKNYAGQAFGNLLGKVAAYASAQGLSGQDVLVSGHSLGGLAVNSMADLSNTTWAGFYKDANYVAYASPTQSSGDKVLNIGYENDPVYRALDGSSFNLSSLGVHDQPHASSTDNIVSFNDHYASTLWNILPFSILNLPTWISHLPTGYGDGMSRILESKFYDLTSRDSTIIVANLSDPARANTWVQDLNRNAEAHQGSTFIIGSDGNDLIQGGRGNDYLEGRAGNDTFRDGGGYNILLGGKGFNTLDLQQSLKNVEVANDGAGTLYIRDGQGGISMTRDMGAIVSKESYLLLFSKEVTHSVTDKGLLAGKDLTAYAASLKGDAGANVLKAGDSGQWLFGLDGNDHLIGGKGNDVLVGGAGNDLLEAGGGRNTFLFDGDFGQDRILGYQSTDKLVFMGVAGVGGQYNYLDHAKAVGSDTLLTFGDNSVTLVGVGLGSLSAEAFVIT, from the coding sequence ATGGGTGTCTACGACTACAAAAACCTTACTACCGAGGACTCCAAAGCACTGTTCGCCGATGCCATGGCGATCACGTTGTACTCCTACCACAACCTGGATAACGGCTTTGCCGTGGGCTACCAGCAGCATGGCCTGGGGCTTGGCTTGCCGGTGACCCTGGTGCAGGCGTTGCTGGGCAGCACCGACTCCCAGGGCGTGATCCCCGGTATCCCATGGAACCCCGACTCGGAAAAGGCCGCCCTCGACGCGGTGCAAAAGGCCGGTTGGACCCCCATCAGCGCCAGCACCCTCGACTACGGCGGCAAGGTCGATGCCCGGGGCACCTTCTTTGGTGAGAAAACCGGCTATACCAGTGCCCAGGTAGAAGTCCTGGGCAAATACGATGACGCCGGCAAACTGCTGGAAATCGGCATTGCCTTCCGTGGCACCTCGGGGCCCAGGGAGAACCTGATTGTTGATTCCATCGGCGATGTGATCAGCGACTTGCTGGCAGCCTTCGGCCCTGCGGACTATGCGAAAAACTACGCGGGCCAGGCGTTTGGCAACTTGCTGGGCAAAGTCGCCGCGTATGCCAGCGCGCAGGGGCTCAGTGGCCAGGATGTACTGGTCAGCGGCCATAGCCTCGGTGGCCTGGCGGTCAACAGCATGGCCGACTTGAGCAACACCACCTGGGCGGGTTTCTATAAGGACGCCAACTACGTGGCCTATGCCTCGCCGACCCAGAGCAGCGGCGACAAGGTGTTGAACATCGGTTATGAAAACGACCCGGTCTATCGCGCCCTCGACGGTTCGTCGTTCAATCTGTCGTCCCTCGGGGTGCATGACCAACCGCATGCCTCCAGCACCGATAACATCGTCAGCTTCAACGACCACTACGCCTCGACGCTCTGGAATATCCTGCCGTTTTCCATTCTCAACCTGCCGACGTGGATTTCCCATTTACCCACGGGTTATGGCGATGGCATGAGCCGCATCCTCGAATCCAAGTTCTATGACCTGACCAGCCGTGATTCGACGATCATCGTCGCCAATCTGTCGGACCCGGCGCGCGCCAACACCTGGGTGCAGGACCTCAACCGCAACGCCGAAGCCCACCAGGGCAGTACGTTCATTATCGGCAGCGACGGCAATGACCTGATCCAGGGTGGCCGGGGCAACGACTACCTGGAAGGTCGCGCCGGCAACGATACCTTCCGTGATGGCGGCGGCTACAACATCCTGCTGGGCGGCAAGGGGTTCAACACCCTGGACTTGCAGCAGTCGCTGAAAAACGTCGAAGTGGCCAACGATGGCGCAGGCACCCTGTACATCCGCGACGGCCAAGGCGGTATCAGCATGACCCGCGATATGGGCGCGATAGTGAGCAAGGAAAGCTATCTGTTGCTGTTCAGCAAAGAGGTGACCCACAGCGTGACCGACAAGGGGTTGCTGGCGGGCAAGGACCTGACCGCCTATGCGGCGTCGCTCAAGGGCGATGCCGGCGCCAATGTTCTCAAGGCCGGCGATAGCGGGCAGTGGTTGTTTGGCCTGGACGGCAATGACCACCTGATCGGCGGTAAAGGCAACGATGTTCTGGTGGGCGGGGCCGGCAATGACCTGCTGGAAGCGGGTGGCGGGCGCAATACCTTCCTGTTCGACGGCGACTTCGGCCAGGACCGGATCCTGGGCTACCAGTCGACGGACAAACTGGTATTTATGGGCGTGGCGGGGGTGGGCGGGCAGTACAACTACCTCGACCATGCCAAGGCAGTGGGCAGCGATACGCTGCTGACCTTCGGCGATAACTCGGTGACGCTGGTGGGGGTAGGGCTGGGCAGCCTGTCGGCGGAGGCGTTCGTGATTACCTGA
- a CDS encoding YgdI/YgdR family lipoprotein, translating to MNMKNWGLPLAALTFLALAGCSTPTVVTLQNGTQYLTTDTPNAKTPDGFYEFTDIAGKRVRVKAADVATVRKED from the coding sequence ATGAACATGAAGAACTGGGGCCTGCCGCTGGCTGCACTGACGTTTCTGGCATTGGCCGGTTGCTCGACGCCGACCGTCGTGACCTTGCAGAACGGTACGCAGTACCTGACCACAGACACGCCGAATGCCAAGACTCCCGATGGTTTCTACGAATTTACCGATATCGCCGGCAAGCGCGTACGGGTCAAGGCGGCGGATGTCGCGACCGTGCGCAAGGAAGACTGA